In Urechidicola croceus, a single window of DNA contains:
- a CDS encoding ketopantoate reductase family protein, with protein MKILIYGTGGVGGYYGARLEEAGNDVTFIARGKHLKAIQKNGLYLKSIDGDYLVSNVKVTDSIADLKTDFDLIILGVKSWQVEKVAQDIKPILREKTMVLPLQNGADNTDKLLKVLDEKHVLAGLCKIYSKVDDYGIINHFAHTPELILGELNNEKSERILEVKSAFETAKFKTTIPEDIFSEIWKKFMFICTVSGLGGLTRVSIGAMVESEETKNLLRNTAEEIYKIAIAKRINLPTNIVDGIMKFIENQPYDSTASTQRDIMEGRPSELENFNGYIVEQGKKYGIETTVNSFIYNCLLPQENNVRNN; from the coding sequence ATGAAAATACTTATTTACGGTACTGGAGGCGTTGGGGGTTATTATGGAGCTCGTTTAGAAGAAGCAGGAAATGATGTTACATTTATTGCACGTGGGAAGCATTTAAAAGCAATTCAAAAGAATGGGTTGTATTTAAAAAGTATTGATGGAGATTATTTGGTTTCCAATGTGAAAGTTACCGATTCAATTGCAGATTTAAAAACTGATTTTGATTTGATAATTTTAGGTGTAAAATCTTGGCAAGTTGAAAAGGTTGCCCAAGATATTAAACCAATATTGAGAGAAAAAACAATGGTTTTGCCACTTCAGAATGGTGCAGATAATACTGATAAATTACTAAAAGTTCTTGATGAAAAACATGTACTTGCAGGATTATGTAAAATTTATTCTAAAGTTGATGATTATGGAATAATTAATCATTTTGCACATACTCCTGAACTTATTTTAGGAGAGTTAAATAATGAGAAATCAGAACGAATTTTAGAAGTGAAATCAGCATTTGAAACGGCAAAATTTAAAACAACTATTCCTGAAGATATCTTTTCTGAAATTTGGAAAAAATTTATGTTTATATGTACCGTTAGTGGATTAGGAGGATTGACAAGAGTTTCTATTGGAGCAATGGTTGAGAGTGAAGAAACAAAAAACTTACTTCGTAATACTGCCGAAGAAATATATAAAATTGCAATAGCCAAAAGAATAAATCTCCCAACAAACATCGTTGATGGAATTATGAAATTTATAGAAAATCAGCCATATGACTCTACAGCCTCAACACAGAGGGATATTATGGAAGGCAGGCCATCTGAGTTGGAAAACTTTAATGGATATATTGTTGAACAAGGAAAAAAGTATGGTATTGAAACGACAGTAAATAGTTTTATTTATAACTGTTTACTACCTCAAGAAAATAATGTTAGAAATAACTAA
- a CDS encoding transporter, protein MKRILLIVAFTFSTQLFSQIVTDRPDQTEASSTVPKGSFQIEMGLVSQDFDKATIKSFQGPSTLIRYGLSDNFELRLFNQYESNKAKYSGTDLKYSGLSDIEVGFKLQLLKKESVNTEIALMSHAILPTAKDALTNMKVGTINKLSISHVLSDKIGVGYNIGYDYVGEISSLTYSLALGVSLSDKFGCYIEPYGSLSEGGFFESNFDFGVTYLAKDNLQFDISYGTGLNNNMHYFSTGFSWNIPQFLKKK, encoded by the coding sequence ATGAAGCGTATATTATTAATTGTAGCATTCACTTTTTCAACCCAATTATTTTCACAAATAGTTACAGATAGGCCTGATCAAACGGAAGCGTCATCAACAGTTCCAAAAGGAAGTTTTCAAATTGAAATGGGCTTAGTTTCTCAGGATTTTGATAAGGCAACTATTAAAAGTTTTCAAGGGCCTTCAACATTGATTCGTTATGGGTTGTCAGACAATTTTGAATTGAGATTATTTAATCAATATGAAAGTAATAAAGCAAAATATTCAGGTACAGATTTGAAATATTCAGGTTTGAGTGATATTGAAGTAGGTTTTAAATTGCAATTATTAAAAAAAGAAAGTGTAAATACAGAAATTGCATTGATGTCACACGCAATTTTACCAACTGCCAAAGATGCATTGACAAATATGAAAGTTGGAACTATTAATAAATTAAGTATTTCTCATGTTTTGAGCGATAAAATAGGTGTAGGTTATAATATAGGCTATGATTATGTAGGCGAAATTAGTTCATTGACCTATTCTTTAGCGCTTGGGGTTTCATTATCTGATAAATTTGGATGTTATATTGAGCCTTATGGTTCGCTATCTGAAGGAGGTTTTTTTGAAAGTAATTTTGATTTTGGAGTAACTTATTTAGCCAAGGATAATTTGCAATTTGATATTTCATATGGAACAGGATTGAATAACAATATGCATTATTTTTCAACTGGATTTAGTTGGAATATTCCACAGTTTTTAAAGAAGAAATAA